One Nicotiana sylvestris chromosome 12, ASM39365v2, whole genome shotgun sequence genomic window carries:
- the LOC104233374 gene encoding protein SMALL AUXIN UP-REGULATED RNA 51-like codes for MREEERMQSLGENFLFIINGTVVQMSLITLKLLIKKLIKNIIKSHLQFLPRRENAVEFVEIPRVNNEEAVPDDVKEGHFVVFAVNIGSEEPRKRFILELNWPTNPAFLRLLKLAEEEYGFRQKGVIEVPCPPEELEKIILQLKIERN; via the exons ATGAGAGAAGAAGAACGCATGCAAAGTCTTGGAGAGAATTTTCTGTTCATTATCAATGGAACAGTAGTACAAATGA GCTTGATAACACTTAAGCTTTTAATCAAGAAGCTGATCAAGAATATCATCAAGAGCCATCTTCAATTTTTGCCTCGTCGCGAAAATGCAGTTGAATTTGTAGAAATTCCAAGAGTAAATAATGAAGAAGCAGTGCCAGATGATGTAAAGGAAGGACACTTTGTTGTTTTTGCAGTCAACATAGGTAGTGAGGAGCCAAGAAAAAGGTTTATTTTAGAGTTGAATTGGCCAACAAATCCAGCATTCTTGAGATTATTAAAGCTGGCTGAAGAAGAATATGGATTCAGACAGAAGGGTGTAATTGAAGTCCCTTGTCCACCAGAGGAATTAGAGAAGATTATTCTGCAGCTGAAGATTGAAAGAAATTAA